The proteins below come from a single Cannabis sativa cultivar Pink pepper isolate KNU-18-1 chromosome 3, ASM2916894v1, whole genome shotgun sequence genomic window:
- the LOC115710725 gene encoding uncharacterized protein LOC115710725, with amino-acid sequence MDDTEKLTALKRAYADIILNTAKEAAGRILASERKALRYERELLTTKEEALQMLLRLKQTLDSKIIEMDKVSSSQQRKIDALEAQLQEAEDIVRDLRVELSEVQAELEKTKQNQAPPAMDEHNLDGNTSHENGISSRNDQALSLLEQNLENTTTHEKGLYSPDFIVSEPNSQVEPETNSGTSKMLNGMFEGLCYRTDDSHMDHCYNDNPNFSSLVKRRKEPELYKNGCTQRIRASERNMLDGYLSISNINDDAENGSFIGRDNDGKRIHLMSTSKNETDQAQENQYEPRVAQIDYSHVLKIPLKSFRNKRKRAARYEKTKVLQCKNLHHNEGRENFQKVCPTLNDENQLVHSCEKMPGEVLKETPSAPSQKLGIELSRESGCAKATENLAEFVKPCSLQKVTKEDKVAINKSNLISQESLLAKFEVPACKIDFKKDDESESKLNAKVSDLEDVVASPPASSRLFKYTFQRKRKRDALSSPEQNSSLKESTAEKQNGSSEPESSSLLTESPRDSRRLAQVARQLISLSEKKW; translated from the exons ATGGACGATACCGAG AAATTGACGGCTTTGAAGAGGGCATATGCTGATATAATCCTCAACACAGCGAAAGAGGCTGCTGGGCGTATTTTAGCATCTGAGAGAAAAGCTCTTCGGTATGAGAGAGAACTCTTAACGACTAAAGAAGAGGCGCTTCAGATGCTTCTTAGGCTTAAACAGACATTAGATTCTAAg ATCATTGAAATGGATAAAGTATCTTCAAGTCAGCAGAGAAAGATTGACGCGCTCGAGGCCCAACTGCAGGAAGCTGAGGATATAGTGAGAGATCTCAGAGTAGAGTTGAGTGAAGTGCAAGCAGAATTGGAGAAGACAAAGCAAAACCAAGCACCACCAGCTATGGATGAGCATAATTTAGACGGCAATACTTCACATGAAAATGGAATTTCTTCAAGAAATGACCAAGCACTGTCTTTGTTAGAGCAAAATCTGGAGAATACTACTACACATGAAAAAGGTCTCTACAGCCCTGATTTTATTGTTTCTGAGCCAAATTCACAAGTAGAACCAGAGACGAATTCTGGCACAAGCAAAATGTTGAATGGAATGTTTGAAGGCTTATGTTACAGGACAGATGATTCTCACATGGATCATTGCTACAATGATAACCCCAATTTTTCTTCCTTAGTGAAGAGAAGGAAAGAGCCTGAGCTGTACAAGAACGGGTGTACTCAGAGAATTCGTGCATCTGAAAGAAATATGTTGGATGGATATTTATCTATTTCCAACATAAATGATGATGCAGAAAATGGATCATTCATTGGAAGAGATAACGATGGCAAAAGGATACATCTAATGTCTACCTCAAAGAATGAAACTGATCAGGCACAGGAAAACCAATATGAACCCAGAGTGGCCCAAATAGATTATAGTCATGTCCTAAAAATACCCCTGAAGTCATTTCGGAATAAGAGGAAAAGAGCAGCTAGATATGAGAAAACTAAAGTTCTTCAATGCAAAAATCTTCATCATAATGAAGGTAGGGAAAATTTTCAGAAAGTGTGTCCTACACttaatgatgaaaatcaactggtccattcttgtgagaaaatgccAGGAGAAGTTCTTAAAGAGACACCTTCAGCTCCATCCCAAAAATTAGGAATTGAATTGAGTAGAGAGTCAGGATGTGCAAAAGCTACAGAAAATCTTGCTGAGTTTGTTAAACCCTGTAGTCTTCAGAAGGTAACTAAGGAGGATAAGGTGGcaattaataaatcaaatttGATTAGTCAGGAAAGTTTATTAGCGAAATTTGAGGTTCCAGCCTGCAAAATAGATTTTAAGAAGGATGACGAATCAGAAAGTAAATTGAATGCTAAAGTATCTGATTTAGAAGATGTTGTGGCAAGTCCACCTGCAAGCAGTAGGCTTTTTAAGTATACATTTCAAAGAAAGCGGAAGAGAGATGCTTTGAGCAGTCCTGAACAAAATAGTTCTTTGAAAGAAAGCACAGCCGAGAAACAGAATGGTTCTTCAGAGCCAGAAAGCTCTAGCTTGTTGACTGAATCACCTCGGGACAGTCGACGACTGGCACAAGTTGCTCGTCAG CTTATTTCCTTGTCAGAGAAGAAGTGGTAG
- the LOC115711696 gene encoding TORTIFOLIA1-like protein 3, with protein MPLASSSSAVAPPPHNLKHRVFTCLNKLSDRDTYGVAAAELDSIARGLEPNSLGVFVSCINSTDASDKSPVRKQCVRILAVLGESHGDALSPHLSKVLSSVTRRLRDPDSAVRSACVDAVTALRFHVSRPPFSSFLRPLADALFTEQDLNSQIGAALCLAAAVDAAEDPETAKLARLMPRFEKLLKCESFKAKPALLVLFGSLINAGAASGEGTLRSLVPAVVQFLSSDDWAARKAAAEVLLKLASVERDSLAEFKSGCLRTFENRRFDKVKAVREIMNQMLEAWKQIPDVSGDISPPPQSQASSRDNASDGRYPPGTRNSGGASSKALQSRKRPVLSNRATPPDNSYTTTARKKSYLKSEENKAKSGMFRKLDKKKPSNWNVNVAVPNGPSERGGIHGDDGKERDGDVQDKRSNEKAKLSKPETKRALFYKSSDDKGHRFGGLRSGSRVAPFQEDSNDSTVVVSNATADIHKNHNESEDLTLIRHQLVQIEKQQSSLLDLLQRFIGSSQNGMQSLETRVHGLELALDGISYDLALSSGRMTKMDSAITRCCMLPGADFLSSKFWKRSEGRYSAPRISTSSGTPSAAAMRFRDDSNRNAERFKSSRMLQLQGGGGFIVNPLAEISRNPMGNSM; from the exons ATGCCACTAGCCTCCTCTTCTTCCGCCGTGGCTCCGCCTCCTCACAACCTGAAGCACCGCGTGTTCACTTGCCTCAACAAGCTCTCCGACCGAGACACGTATGGCGTCGCTGCGGCGGAGCTCGACTCCATAGCTCGGGGACTCGAGCCTAACTCGCTTGGAGTCTTCGTCTCATGCATCAACTCCACCGACGCCTCCGACAAGTCGCCCGTGCGGAAGCAATGTGTCCGGATCCTGGCCGTTCTCGGCGAGAGTCACGGCGACGCTCTCTCGCCTCATCTCTCAAAGGTGCTCTCCAGCGTCACGCGACGCCTCCGTGACCCGGACTCGGCGGTCCGATCCGCCTGCGTAGATGCCGTCACCGCCCTCCGGTTCCACGTCAGCCGGCCACCATTTTCGTCGTTTTTGAGACCACTCGCTGACGCGTTGTTTACTGAGCAGGACTTGAACTCGCAGATCGGTGCGGCGTTGTGCCTCGCCGCCGCCGTCGACGCCGCGGAGGATCCGGAGACGGCGAAGCTCGCGAGGCTAATGCCGAGGTTCGAGAAGCTTCTGAAGTGCGAGAGTTTTAAGGCTAAACCGGCACTTCTAGTCTTGTTTGGGAGTTTGATCAACGCCGGGGCAGCTTCCGGCGAGGGAACTTTGAGAAGCTTGGTTCCGGCAGTCGTGCAGTTCTTGAGCAGCGATGACTGGGCGGCAAGGAAGGCTGCGGCGGAGGTCCTGTTGAAGTTGGCCTCTGTAGAGAGGGACTCGTTGGCGGAATTCAAATCTGGGTGTTTGAGGACATTCGAAAATCGAAGATTTGATAAG GTGAAGGCTGTAAGGGAGATAATGAATCAGATGTTGGAGGCTTGGAAGCAGATTCCAGATGTTTCAGGAGATATTTCTCCACCACCACAATCACAAGCTTCATCAAGAG ATAATGCGAGCGATGGGCGCTATCCACCAGGGACAAGGAATTCTGGTGGTGCTAGTTCAAAAGCTCTTCAATCGAGGAAAAGGCCGGTGCTATCTAACAGGGCAACTCCACCTGACAACTCTTATACCACTACAGCTCGGAAGAAAAGTTACTTGAAAAGTGAAGAAAACAAGGCAAAGTCAGGGATGTTTCGGAAGCTGGACAAGAAGAAGCCATCGAACTGGAATGTCAATGTAGCTGTTCCAAATGGTCCCTCGGAGAGAGGAGGGATTCATGGTGATGATGGTAAGGAAAGAGATGGAGATGTTCAAGACAAAAGGAGTAATGAAAAGGCTAAGTTATCAAAACCGGAAACAAAGAGGGCACTGTTCTATAAGAGTTCTGATGACAAGGGACACAGATTTGGTGGATTAAGGTCTGGATCTCGTGTGGCTCCATTCCAAGAGGACAGCAATGATTCTACGGTTGTAGTCAGTAATGCTACTGCGGATATCCATAAGAACCATAATGAATCTGAAGATTTAACATTGATTCGCCATCAGCTTGTTCAGATTGAAAAGCAGCAATCCAGCCTGTTAGATCTTTTACAG AGGTTCATCGGGAGCTCACAAAATGGAATGCAATCGCTAGAGACTCGTGTTCATGGGCTGGAACTAGCATTGGATGGGATCTCATATGATCTGGCTCTGTCAAGTGGAAGAATGACTAAAATGGATTCCGCCATAACAAGATGTTGCATGCTACCTGGCGCAGATTTCTTAAGCTCAAAGTTCTGGAAAAGATCAGAAGGCAGGTATTCAGCACCAAGGATTTCTACCTCCAGTGGCACCCCCTCAGCTGCAGCCATGCGCTTTAGAGATGACTCAAATAGAAATGCTGAAAGATTTAAGTCGAGCCGCATGCTTCAACTGCAGGGTGGTGGTGGTTTCATTGTGAACCCGCTAGCGGAGATTTCACGTAACCCAATGGGTAATTCAATGTAA